A region of Thermococcus barossii DNA encodes the following proteins:
- the trmBL1 gene encoding HTH-type sugar sensing transcriptional regulator TrmBL1 produces the protein MKEEEIIEKLQKLGLTKYESLAYITLLKLGPSKATDITKESGIPHTRVYDVLSSLHRKGFVDVMHGSPRLYKPVNPEVVLEKIKEDFIEDIENLKVAFLDLYREVHGEDLPEIWTIQGFDNTVERAEYVIRTAKHEVLINTPFEFLKLLKGEIRARKDIVFVIISNFEEIPDWLRRDNIILARTGGAPWLMASWIIGDINYALFFGALPRDKRREKFYSFWAKSPKIIQNYMHWFYTIYFDNSEIAKPLNYESLPKPLSLVNIRTLITLLKLTELPRRAEIVGRLVDTKEPVTLEGEITAYEYTPLMANVTVRADGREWKVGGIGSYFEDIEGEKFILLE, from the coding sequence ATGAAGGAAGAGGAAATCATTGAGAAACTTCAGAAGCTCGGTCTCACCAAGTATGAGAGTCTCGCCTACATAACCCTTCTTAAGCTTGGCCCGAGCAAGGCCACCGACATAACAAAGGAGAGCGGTATTCCCCACACGAGGGTTTACGACGTCCTCAGTTCGCTCCACAGGAAGGGATTCGTTGACGTTATGCACGGCTCTCCAAGGCTCTACAAACCGGTTAATCCGGAAGTCGTCCTTGAGAAGATAAAGGAGGACTTCATAGAGGACATAGAGAACCTCAAGGTGGCCTTCCTCGACCTCTACCGCGAGGTTCATGGGGAGGATCTGCCGGAGATCTGGACTATCCAGGGCTTTGACAACACTGTTGAGCGCGCTGAGTACGTAATCAGAACGGCAAAGCACGAGGTTCTCATAAACACGCCATTCGAGTTCCTAAAGCTTCTCAAGGGTGAGATACGAGCCAGAAAGGACATAGTGTTCGTGATCATAAGCAACTTCGAGGAGATACCCGACTGGCTTAGGAGGGACAACATAATCCTCGCGAGAACCGGCGGCGCTCCCTGGCTCATGGCCAGCTGGATAATCGGAGATATCAACTACGCCCTCTTCTTCGGTGCCCTTCCGAGGGACAAGAGGCGCGAGAAGTTCTACTCCTTCTGGGCCAAGAGCCCCAAGATAATTCAGAACTACATGCACTGGTTTTACACCATCTACTTCGACAACAGCGAGATTGCGAAGCCGCTGAACTACGAGTCCCTGCCAAAACCGCTTTCCCTGGTTAACATAAGAACCCTGATAACCCTCCTAAAGTTAACGGAACTTCCGAGGAGAGCTGAGATAGTCGGGAGACTCGTGGACACCAAGGAGCCCGTGACGCTGGAGGGGGAGATAACCGCCTACGAGTACACTCCCCTCATGGCCAACGTGACGGTCAGAGCCGATGGAAGGGAGTGGAAGGTGGGCGGCATCGGCAGCTACTTCGAGGACATCGAGGGGGAGAAGTTCATCCTCCTTGAATGA
- a CDS encoding glycoside hydrolase yields the protein MLMKYTHHFHAYQPGDIVHVKDGDGSRPIEYEERRSPVAIRIRGEEVKGENWTRAMLYSYEHIADTLSRMEGVSIDIEPFTFLMLLRYRRRTFEDTVELLQMFDAVPTTPFHPIVPHLDEFEQRILARVSFDFYAPLIGKKPVIGYWLPEAVITRKTAEIVESSTDRKLVFLLDERQLLYDFPQAKHSCNRYSSSFVFGREWSLSDAFAFNTLDVPGLVERTLSYLDEHKENLGVPYLVFTASDLESLLGNPKQLDRFTAWMDRLEGRGVERVSAMEFVAKKLSGEFRRLDGECSFEMPVKDYSSWSDYFDLSLDGKTSDSRWLGYRRADGRVFAREARGKRISQLWKVAFTRLFEELNRAVRLGVLRGLAELNARPEEFLVRYARVFFRDYYDYFGLETSLDYVLEPANGDFDALRLGRIYYLMLLANHSCPRFWENLDTRVAFGNVSTMAKALIELMRYFDGSELQGLFIEAYLKLLSFDKLYHLWNLSAMPPLEGWETSRRAWEEALKPEVPNSGYNVVTRAALYVGKRDLRGELRNLIGHYNLDWAVADTGHIPGEVHGDWKNREWCEHRE from the coding sequence ATGCTGATGAAGTACACCCACCACTTCCACGCCTACCAGCCGGGTGACATCGTCCACGTAAAAGACGGCGACGGGAGCAGGCCCATCGAGTACGAGGAGAGGAGAAGCCCCGTTGCCATAAGAATCCGCGGGGAAGAAGTCAAGGGCGAGAACTGGACGAGAGCGATGCTCTACTCCTACGAGCACATAGCCGACACCCTGTCGCGAATGGAGGGGGTGAGCATAGACATCGAGCCCTTCACCTTCCTGATGCTCCTCCGCTACCGCAGGCGGACCTTTGAAGATACGGTTGAACTTCTCCAGATGTTTGACGCCGTCCCAACGACACCTTTCCACCCCATAGTTCCTCACCTCGACGAGTTCGAGCAGAGGATTCTCGCGAGGGTCTCCTTCGACTTCTACGCCCCTCTCATCGGAAAAAAGCCGGTGATAGGCTACTGGCTCCCCGAGGCCGTGATAACCAGAAAAACGGCTGAAATCGTTGAGTCCTCGACCGACCGAAAGCTCGTCTTCCTCCTCGACGAGAGACAGCTCCTCTACGACTTCCCGCAGGCGAAGCACTCCTGCAACCGCTATTCAAGCTCCTTCGTCTTCGGAAGGGAGTGGTCTTTAAGTGATGCCTTCGCCTTCAACACACTCGACGTCCCCGGCCTGGTTGAGAGAACCCTCTCCTACCTCGACGAACACAAGGAGAACCTCGGCGTCCCCTACCTGGTATTCACGGCCAGCGACCTTGAGAGCCTCCTGGGGAATCCAAAACAGCTCGACCGCTTCACCGCCTGGATGGACAGGCTTGAGGGGAGGGGCGTTGAGAGGGTTTCGGCGATGGAGTTCGTGGCCAAGAAGCTCTCCGGCGAATTCAGGCGCCTCGATGGGGAGTGTTCCTTCGAGATGCCCGTCAAGGACTATTCCAGCTGGAGCGACTACTTCGATTTAAGCCTCGACGGCAAGACGAGCGATTCGAGATGGCTCGGTTACAGGAGAGCAGATGGAAGGGTATTCGCGAGGGAGGCGAGGGGGAAGAGAATTTCCCAGCTCTGGAAGGTGGCCTTCACGAGGCTCTTCGAGGAACTGAACAGGGCAGTCCGCCTCGGCGTTTTAAGGGGCCTTGCTGAGCTCAACGCTCGCCCTGAGGAGTTCTTGGTGAGGTACGCGAGGGTCTTCTTCAGGGACTACTACGATTACTTTGGCCTGGAGACTTCCCTTGATTACGTTCTCGAGCCCGCGAACGGCGATTTTGATGCGCTGAGGCTCGGGAGGATTTATTACCTCATGCTCCTCGCCAACCACTCCTGCCCGCGCTTCTGGGAGAACTTGGATACGCGAGTTGCCTTTGGCAACGTCTCCACCATGGCGAAGGCCCTCATCGAGCTGATGCGCTACTTCGACGGGAGCGAGCTTCAGGGGCTCTTCATCGAGGCCTACCTCAAGCTCCTCAGCTTCGATAAACTGTACCACCTCTGGAACCTCTCCGCGATGCCCCCGCTGGAGGGCTGGGAGACAAGCCGGAGGGCGTGGGAGGAAGCGCTTAAGCCCGAGGTTCCCAACAGCGGCTACAACGTCGTGACGAGAGCGGCCCTTTACGTCGGAAAGCGCGACCTGAGGGGAGAGCTGAGGAACCTGATAGGGCATTACAACCTCGACTGGGCCGTCGCGGACACCGGTCACATACCGGGCGAGGTTCACGGGGACTGGAAGAACAGGGAGTGGTGTGAACACAGGGAATGA
- a CDS encoding glycogen synthase yields the protein MRILILGFEYLPVKVGGLAEAITSIAEGLAKLGNEVVVFTPDHGKGLGETVVSFDVSTFGGDVSITVRKREQNGVVVYSLGGGLLSEADVYGPNWEALLRKTVLFGKASVGLMNELIETFKPDVIHAHDWHTVFALGLLRKYFGIRSVFTVHRLNKAKIPAHYFGEANLSELAPYPDIDPEHTAAYIADVVTTVSRSYLWEEWEFFRHFEGKVTHVFNGIDCSFWNEELMETKDLPREERRRLALERFGLSDGKAFMFIGRFDRAQKGVDTLLRAIEVLSADPAFKGMRFIIIGKGDSELEAWARAVQNRFPENVMVVTELLSRETVRELYGSVDFVIIPSYFEPFGLVQLEAMCLGAVPIASAVGGLKDTIIDLNSDPENATGILVPPRDAFALARAMVLANELDGETLKRLRENGKRRARKDFTWENACRRYIKVYEGAVDKAVPFLR from the coding sequence ATGCGGATTCTTATCCTTGGTTTTGAGTACCTGCCCGTGAAGGTCGGCGGTTTAGCCGAGGCTATAACGAGCATAGCCGAGGGTTTAGCCAAGCTTGGCAACGAGGTCGTTGTCTTCACGCCCGATCATGGAAAGGGCCTCGGTGAGACGGTTGTTTCCTTTGATGTTTCGACCTTTGGCGGTGATGTTTCAATAACCGTCAGGAAGAGGGAGCAGAACGGGGTTGTTGTCTATTCCCTCGGTGGGGGGCTTCTCAGTGAGGCCGATGTTTACGGTCCAAACTGGGAGGCACTTCTGAGAAAAACCGTCCTCTTTGGAAAGGCTAGCGTTGGGCTGATGAACGAGCTTATTGAAACATTTAAACCGGACGTAATCCACGCCCACGACTGGCACACCGTCTTTGCCCTTGGTCTCCTGAGAAAGTACTTCGGAATAAGGAGTGTTTTCACCGTCCACAGGCTCAACAAGGCCAAGATTCCAGCCCACTACTTCGGCGAGGCAAATCTCAGCGAGCTTGCCCCCTACCCGGACATAGACCCGGAGCACACCGCCGCCTATATAGCGGACGTCGTAACTACCGTCAGCAGGAGCTATCTATGGGAGGAGTGGGAGTTCTTCAGGCACTTTGAGGGGAAGGTTACGCACGTCTTCAACGGCATAGACTGCTCCTTCTGGAACGAGGAACTCATGGAGACGAAGGACCTCCCAAGGGAGGAAAGGAGAAGGCTCGCTCTGGAGCGCTTCGGTCTGAGCGATGGAAAGGCATTCATGTTCATAGGACGCTTTGACAGAGCCCAGAAGGGCGTTGATACGCTCCTGCGGGCGATAGAGGTCCTCTCAGCCGATCCTGCCTTTAAGGGAATGAGGTTCATCATAATAGGCAAGGGTGACTCTGAACTGGAGGCGTGGGCAAGGGCAGTCCAGAATCGCTTCCCTGAAAACGTGATGGTGGTAACCGAGCTCTTGAGCAGGGAGACCGTCCGCGAGCTCTACGGCTCGGTGGATTTCGTTATAATTCCCTCGTACTTCGAGCCCTTCGGTCTTGTTCAGCTTGAGGCGATGTGCCTCGGCGCGGTTCCGATAGCGAGCGCCGTTGGTGGACTAAAGGATACGATAATTGACCTCAACTCCGACCCCGAGAATGCCACCGGAATCCTCGTGCCGCCGAGGGATGCATTTGCCCTTGCCCGGGCGATGGTGCTTGCCAATGAGTTGGACGGGGAGACGCTGAAAAGGCTTCGCGAGAATGGTAAGAGGAGGGCTAGAAAGGACTTCACCTGGGAGAACGCGTGCAGGAGGTACATTAAAGTCTACGAGGGGGCGGTTGATAAGGCCGTTCCCTTCCTGCGCTAA
- the ileS gene encoding isoleucine--tRNA ligase gives MIKEPEFREYNPGKLEKKIERFWKENDTYEKVKKSRAEGPKYYFLDGPPYVSGAIHLGTAWNKIIKDMVIRFRTMQGYNVRRQPGFDMHGLPIEVKVEQALGLRTKKDIETEIGVDNFIKKCKEFALNNLKVMTEQFKMLGVWMDWDEPYMTIKNEYIESGWFTLKRAWEKGLLEKDKRVLHWCPRCETALAEHEVRGEYKIREDPSIYVKFPVEGKENEYLLIWTTTPWTLPANLAVTVHAEYDYAKVKVETEDGEEYWIIAKALVERVLSEVGVRGEIVEEFKGEELEGVRYVHVLMDEYPTQKEFRERYEWAHRVILGEHVTLGEGTGLVHTAPGHGEEDFEIGRQYGLPAYSPVDDEGRYTEGRWKGTYVKDADPEIIEHLREKGYLVKAGTIEHKYPHCWRCKTPLIFRATDQWFLKVSKVKDKIIKENDEKVTWYPDWVKVRYDNGVMNSGDWVISRQRYWGIPLPIWQSEDGEIHVVGSFRELVELSVAIEVNGERIELPESYEEKLRVIEEKLGPEDLHRPYVDAFIIKVNGKEMRRVKDVVDVWFDSGIASWASLDYPRNRELFEKLWPADFIVEGEDQVTKWFYSQQAASVIAFDTVPYRHVAMHGYVLDEKGDKMSKSLGNIIRPEEVVQREGRDPFRFYMLWATNPWENLRFSWKGLEQVKRMLNILWNVYVLSATYMSLDNFDPTKLKPEELPFREEDRWILSRVNGLVNEVTEGIETFRLTKATRAIYNFVVEDLSRWYVRLIRKRMWVEGDDPDKLAAYYTVWKVFDVLLRLMAPFTPYIAEEIYQNMLRPFLGVESVHMLDWPKADEKVRDEELEREMEYVRRIVEAGSSARQRAKIKLRYPVRRIVVETEDETVAKAVERLNRILSDQLNAKEVVVGKVERELVIKPNFAKVGPEFKGDARLVIAWINEHGRELYEKGEMDVEIEGKTFHLTREHLSVEEKLPDFLVSEEFEGGRVFVDRTLTRELLAEGLAREFVRRIQEMRKRLDLDVNDRIVVTIETTDENRELLSENLDYVMKETRAVEVRFGEAKGYVVEWPEVQAKIGIEKVEG, from the coding sequence ATGATAAAGGAACCGGAGTTTAGGGAGTACAACCCAGGGAAGCTTGAGAAGAAAATAGAGCGCTTTTGGAAGGAAAACGACACCTACGAGAAAGTGAAGAAGAGCCGAGCCGAAGGCCCGAAGTACTACTTCCTCGACGGGCCGCCCTACGTCAGCGGTGCAATACACCTCGGAACTGCCTGGAACAAGATAATCAAGGACATGGTGATAAGGTTCAGGACGATGCAGGGCTACAACGTCCGCAGACAACCGGGCTTCGACATGCACGGACTGCCGATAGAGGTCAAGGTCGAGCAGGCCCTCGGGCTCAGGACCAAGAAGGACATAGAGACCGAGATAGGAGTGGACAACTTCATCAAGAAGTGCAAGGAGTTCGCCCTCAACAACCTCAAGGTCATGACGGAGCAGTTCAAGATGCTCGGCGTCTGGATGGACTGGGACGAGCCGTACATGACGATAAAGAACGAGTACATAGAATCGGGCTGGTTCACGCTCAAGCGCGCCTGGGAGAAGGGCCTGCTTGAGAAGGACAAGCGCGTTCTCCACTGGTGCCCGAGATGTGAGACTGCCCTAGCTGAACACGAGGTCCGCGGCGAGTACAAGATAAGGGAAGACCCGAGCATATACGTCAAGTTCCCGGTTGAGGGCAAGGAGAACGAGTACCTCCTCATCTGGACGACTACCCCCTGGACGCTCCCCGCTAATTTAGCCGTTACCGTCCACGCTGAGTACGACTACGCCAAGGTTAAGGTCGAGACAGAGGACGGTGAGGAGTACTGGATAATAGCGAAGGCCCTCGTGGAGAGGGTTCTGAGCGAGGTCGGCGTCAGGGGAGAGATAGTTGAGGAGTTCAAGGGAGAAGAGCTTGAGGGAGTGCGCTACGTCCACGTCCTCATGGACGAGTATCCAACCCAGAAGGAGTTCCGCGAGAGGTACGAGTGGGCCCACCGCGTAATCCTCGGCGAGCACGTGACGCTGGGAGAAGGTACCGGCCTTGTCCACACTGCCCCCGGCCACGGTGAGGAGGACTTCGAGATAGGCAGACAATACGGCCTGCCGGCATACAGTCCGGTGGACGATGAGGGGCGCTACACCGAGGGCAGGTGGAAGGGAACATACGTCAAGGATGCCGACCCGGAGATAATAGAGCACCTTCGCGAAAAGGGCTACCTTGTCAAGGCCGGAACGATAGAGCACAAGTATCCGCACTGCTGGCGCTGCAAGACCCCGCTGATATTCCGCGCAACAGACCAGTGGTTCCTCAAGGTCAGCAAGGTTAAGGACAAGATAATCAAGGAGAACGACGAGAAGGTGACCTGGTACCCCGACTGGGTCAAAGTGAGATACGACAACGGCGTCATGAACTCGGGTGACTGGGTCATAAGCAGGCAGCGCTACTGGGGAATACCGCTCCCGATATGGCAGAGCGAGGATGGAGAGATACACGTCGTCGGCTCGTTCAGGGAGCTCGTTGAGCTGAGCGTCGCGATAGAGGTGAACGGCGAGAGGATAGAGCTCCCGGAGAGCTACGAGGAGAAGCTCAGGGTCATAGAGGAGAAGCTTGGCCCGGAGGACCTGCACAGGCCCTACGTGGATGCCTTCATCATAAAGGTCAACGGCAAGGAGATGCGTCGCGTCAAGGACGTTGTAGATGTGTGGTTCGACAGCGGAATAGCGAGCTGGGCTTCGCTGGACTACCCGCGCAACAGGGAGCTCTTCGAGAAGCTCTGGCCCGCTGATTTCATCGTCGAGGGTGAGGACCAGGTCACCAAGTGGTTCTACTCCCAGCAGGCGGCTTCAGTTATAGCCTTCGACACCGTCCCCTACAGGCACGTGGCGATGCACGGCTACGTCCTCGACGAGAAGGGCGACAAGATGAGCAAGAGCCTCGGCAACATCATAAGGCCCGAGGAAGTGGTTCAGAGAGAGGGCAGAGACCCCTTCAGGTTCTACATGCTCTGGGCGACGAACCCCTGGGAGAACCTGCGCTTCAGCTGGAAGGGCCTTGAGCAGGTCAAGAGGATGCTCAACATACTCTGGAACGTCTACGTTCTCAGCGCGACCTACATGAGCCTCGACAACTTTGATCCTACCAAACTCAAGCCGGAGGAGCTTCCGTTCCGCGAGGAGGATAGGTGGATACTCAGCAGGGTTAACGGGCTCGTCAACGAGGTCACCGAGGGAATAGAGACCTTCAGGCTCACCAAGGCAACGAGGGCCATCTACAACTTCGTGGTCGAGGATTTGAGCAGGTGGTATGTGAGGCTCATAAGGAAGCGCATGTGGGTCGAGGGCGACGACCCCGACAAGTTAGCTGCCTACTACACCGTCTGGAAGGTCTTCGACGTCCTGCTGAGGCTCATGGCGCCCTTCACGCCCTACATAGCGGAGGAGATATACCAGAACATGCTGAGGCCGTTCCTTGGAGTCGAGAGCGTCCACATGCTCGACTGGCCTAAGGCCGACGAAAAGGTCAGGGACGAGGAGCTTGAGCGCGAAATGGAGTACGTCAGGAGAATCGTCGAGGCCGGCTCAAGCGCCAGGCAGAGGGCCAAGATAAAGCTCCGCTACCCCGTCAGGAGGATAGTCGTAGAGACCGAGGACGAGACCGTGGCAAAGGCCGTCGAGAGGCTCAACAGAATACTCAGCGACCAGCTCAACGCCAAGGAGGTCGTCGTTGGCAAGGTGGAGAGGGAGCTCGTCATCAAGCCCAACTTCGCTAAGGTCGGTCCGGAGTTCAAGGGCGATGCAAGGCTCGTGATAGCGTGGATAAACGAGCACGGGAGGGAGCTCTACGAGAAGGGCGAGATGGACGTTGAGATAGAGGGTAAAACCTTCCACCTCACCAGAGAGCACCTGAGCGTGGAGGAAAAACTGCCGGACTTCCTCGTCAGCGAAGAGTTCGAGGGCGGAAGGGTCTTCGTGGACAGAACCCTCACGAGGGAGCTCCTCGCCGAGGGCCTCGCGAGGGAGTTCGTCAGGAGGATACAGGAGATGCGCAAGAGGCTTGACCTCGACGTGAACGACAGGATAGTGGTTACCATAGAGACCACCGACGAGAACCGCGAGCTCCTCAGCGAGAACCTCGACTACGTGATGAAGGAGACCAGAGCTGTGGAAGTTCGCTTCGGGGAAGCCAAGGGCTACGTCGTTGAGTGGCCTGAGGTTCAGGCGAAGATAGGGATTGAGAAGGTCGAGGGCTGA
- a CDS encoding radical SAM protein, which produces MVWETPYFSYAVRELPKGCQLCVRGEKLVLFTTGKCPRDCFYCPLSEHRRGDVVYANERPVRSLDDVIEEALLMDAKGAGVTGGDPLARLERTAEYIHVLKEAFGESFHVHLYTTGALATKKNLEELYDAGLDEIRFHPDLFNPNSRLFKIEIENIRNAFDFDWDVGGEIPSVPGQFERMKWYAEFLDGLGAKFLNVNELEFSETNLRAILDRGYRPISDESAAIKGSLELGLKLLEWGEENTSLSYHLCTARLKDAVQLRNRLRRMARNVAKPYMEITEEGTLRFGIAEYDDLDELYMLLVEEAEVPPEWLYVNRERGRIEMPEEVAVELAEAIEGDVRFFIVEEYPTFDRLEVERVPLP; this is translated from the coding sequence ATGGTCTGGGAGACGCCTTACTTTTCGTACGCCGTTCGCGAGCTGCCAAAGGGCTGCCAACTCTGCGTCAGGGGTGAGAAGCTCGTCCTCTTCACCACTGGAAAATGCCCGCGTGACTGCTTCTACTGCCCCCTGAGCGAGCACAGGAGGGGAGACGTCGTCTACGCCAACGAGAGGCCGGTGAGAAGCCTTGATGATGTAATCGAAGAGGCCCTGTTGATGGATGCTAAGGGAGCAGGAGTTACGGGCGGCGACCCCCTCGCGAGGCTTGAGAGAACGGCCGAGTACATCCACGTTCTCAAGGAGGCCTTTGGCGAGAGTTTTCACGTTCACCTCTACACCACCGGTGCTTTAGCCACAAAGAAGAACCTTGAGGAACTCTATGACGCCGGATTGGACGAGATACGATTTCACCCCGATCTCTTCAACCCGAACTCAAGGCTCTTCAAGATTGAAATCGAGAACATAAGGAACGCCTTCGACTTCGACTGGGACGTCGGAGGCGAGATTCCTTCAGTCCCCGGCCAGTTCGAGAGGATGAAGTGGTACGCTGAATTCCTCGACGGCCTCGGCGCGAAGTTCCTCAACGTGAACGAGCTGGAGTTCAGCGAGACGAACCTGCGGGCTATCCTAGACAGAGGGTACAGGCCAATAAGTGATGAAAGCGCAGCCATCAAAGGCTCCCTTGAGCTGGGCCTTAAGTTGCTCGAATGGGGCGAGGAGAACACCTCCCTGAGCTACCACCTCTGCACCGCGAGGCTCAAAGATGCCGTCCAGCTCAGGAACAGGCTGAGGAGGATGGCGAGGAACGTCGCCAAACCCTACATGGAGATAACCGAGGAGGGCACGCTCCGCTTCGGCATAGCGGAATACGACGACCTCGACGAACTCTACATGCTCCTCGTGGAGGAGGCCGAGGTTCCGCCTGAGTGGCTGTACGTCAACAGGGAGAGGGGAAGGATAGAGATGCCCGAGGAGGTCGCGGTGGAGCTGGCCGAGGCCATTGAGGGCGACGTGCGGTTCTTCATCGTGGAAGAGTACCCGACCTTCGACAGGCTTGAGGTGGAGAGGGTTCCGCTGCCATGA
- a CDS encoding ribonuclease P protein component 2 gives MREKPKYLPPTLRDRHRYIAFQVIGERRFKGEEIKRAIWEASLSTLGTLGSARAKPWFINFDEKSQTGIVRVDRKHVEELRFALTLVTKINGSKAIFRTLGVSGTIKRLKRKFLAEYGWR, from the coding sequence ATGAGGGAGAAGCCGAAGTATTTACCTCCAACCCTTCGCGACAGGCACCGCTACATAGCCTTTCAGGTCATCGGGGAGAGGAGATTTAAGGGGGAGGAGATAAAGAGGGCCATATGGGAGGCCAGCCTCTCAACCCTAGGGACCCTCGGCTCGGCCAGGGCAAAGCCGTGGTTCATCAACTTCGACGAGAAGAGCCAGACTGGAATCGTTAGGGTGGACAGAAAGCACGTCGAAGAGCTCCGCTTTGCCCTGACGCTTGTTACGAAGATAAATGGCTCGAAGGCAATATTCAGAACCCTCGGCGTTTCTGGAACCATAAAGAGGTTGAAAAGAAAGTTCCTGGCCGAGTACGGATGGCGTTAG
- a CDS encoding DMT family transporter yields the protein MNRSELILLGITAIWGFTFPAMKVSLAYLPPILFLAYRFGIASLLMLLIFRERVLKKETFREGFILGATLFFGHGFQIVGLKYTTASNSAFITSLYVVFTPFIAYFLLREGLKLRDAASLAIALTGLYLISGASLNFNYGDMLTVLCALSFAFQIVLVQRFGEKDYLSLAFWQITWNFVFSLAFALVAEPFTLPTDQMPWAGILYTSVFATVIAFTLQVKHQRNTRAHKAALIYSAEPIFGHVAAFLTIGEILSARGYLGAALIMAGIWNEIRNQG from the coding sequence ATGAACCGCTCCGAGCTGATACTCCTCGGCATCACGGCGATATGGGGCTTCACTTTCCCCGCCATGAAGGTTAGCCTTGCCTACCTGCCTCCGATACTCTTTCTGGCGTACCGCTTCGGCATAGCCTCGCTCCTGATGCTGCTGATTTTCCGCGAAAGGGTTCTGAAGAAGGAGACCTTCAGGGAGGGCTTCATCCTGGGGGCGACCCTCTTCTTCGGCCACGGCTTCCAGATAGTCGGGCTGAAGTACACCACCGCCTCGAACTCCGCCTTCATAACCTCGCTCTACGTCGTCTTCACACCATTCATAGCCTACTTCCTGCTGAGGGAGGGGCTCAAGCTTAGAGATGCTGCTTCACTCGCGATAGCCCTCACCGGCCTCTACCTCATCTCCGGGGCGAGCCTGAACTTCAACTACGGCGACATGCTCACCGTCCTGTGCGCCCTGAGCTTTGCCTTCCAGATAGTGCTCGTCCAGCGCTTTGGGGAGAAGGACTACCTCAGCCTAGCCTTCTGGCAGATAACGTGGAACTTCGTCTTTTCGCTGGCCTTTGCGCTCGTCGCCGAGCCCTTCACCCTCCCGACCGACCAGATGCCATGGGCCGGAATCCTGTACACCTCGGTCTTCGCGACGGTGATAGCCTTCACGCTCCAGGTGAAGCACCAGAGGAACACGAGGGCACACAAGGCGGCACTTATTTACTCGGCCGAGCCGATATTCGGCCACGTTGCAGCGTTTCTAACCATAGGGGAAATCCTAAGCGCCAGAGGATATCTCGGCGCGGCGCTGATAATGGCGGGGATATGGAACGAGATTAGAAACCAGGGGTAG